The genomic window AGGAGGTCCAGAACGGCGAGTTCACGCGCGAGTGGATCGTCGAGAATCAGGCCGGTCGACCGAGCTACACCCAGCTTCGGAACGCCGAGCAGAACCACGACATCGAGGAGGTCGGTGAACGGCTGCGCGGCCTGTTCGCCTGGGCCGAGGAGGAAGCGGAAACGGAAGAAGAAGACGAGTCCGTCCAGGTGGAGGCGGACGACTGATCGACAACGACCAATGAGCAACAACGAACCGACGACAGACACGATGGCTGACGTCAGCCACACGAACCCCTACACCGGAGAGACGGTCGGGCGGCTGTTCAGTCGCGGTCCGACGGTCGCCACCGACGGTGGCCGAGACGCGACGGAGCCCACCGAACGCACAGACGACGAACCGAACGACACGATGGCGGACGTGGATCACACGCCGCCACAGGACGCCGAGGACGCGAACCGCGTCTTCGAGCGCGGACGGGACCACCCCGTAGAGGACGAGGAATGAGCGAGGGCACACTGTACGACAAGGTCTGGGATCGACACAAAGTTACGACGCTGCCGACCGGACAGGACCAACTGTTCATCGGCCTCCACCTCATCCACGAGGTGACGAGCCCGCAGGCGTTCGGGATGCTCCGCGAGCGCGACCTCGAGGTCGCCTACCCCGAACTGACCCACGCGACGGTCGACCACATCGTCCCGACGGCCGACCAGTCCCGGCCCTACGAGGAGGACGCGGCCGAGGAGATGATGGCCGAACTCGAGGAGAACGTCCGCGAGGCGGGCATCGAGTTCTCCGACCCGACGACGGGCGATCAGGGGATCGTCCACGTCATCGGACCGGAGCAGGGACTGACCCAGCCCGGCAAGACGATCGTCTGCGGGGACTCCCACACCTCCACCCACGGCGCCTTCGGCGCGCTCGCGTTCGGCATCGGGACCTCCCAGATCCGGGACGTGCTCGCGACGGGGACCGTCGCCATGGAGAAACAGAAGGTCCGCAAGATCCAGGTCGACGGCGAGCTCGGCGACGGCGTCGAGGCCAAGGACATCATCCTCGAGATCATCCGCCGACTCGGCACCGAGGGCGGCGTCGGCTACGTCTACGAGTACGCCGGCGAAGCCATCGAGTCGCTGGGTATGGAGGGTCGGATGTCGATCTGTAACATGTCCATCGAGGGCGGTGCCCGCGCGGGCTACGTCAATCCCGACGAGACCACCTACGAGTGGCTCGAGGAGACGGACTACTTCC from Haloterrigena sp. KLK7 includes these protein-coding regions:
- the leuC gene encoding 3-isopropylmalate dehydratase large subunit encodes the protein MSEGTLYDKVWDRHKVTTLPTGQDQLFIGLHLIHEVTSPQAFGMLRERDLEVAYPELTHATVDHIVPTADQSRPYEEDAAEEMMAELEENVREAGIEFSDPTTGDQGIVHVIGPEQGLTQPGKTIVCGDSHTSTHGAFGALAFGIGTSQIRDVLATGTVAMEKQKVRKIQVDGELGDGVEAKDIILEIIRRLGTEGGVGYVYEYAGEAIESLGMEGRMSICNMSIEGGARAGYVNPDETTYEWLEETDYFQENPEKFEELKPYWESIRSDEDAEYDDVVHIDANELEPVVTWGTTPGQGVGVTDPIPAPEDLPEEKQDTARRAQEHMRVEPGDTMEGYDIDVAFLGSCTNARLPDLRRAARIVEGREVADDVRAMVVPGSQRVQEAAEEEGLKDIFEEAGFEWRNAGCSMCLGMNEDQLEGDEACASSSNRNFVGRQGSKDGRTVLMNPRMVAAAAITGEVSDVRDLKEVNLA